The following are encoded in a window of Castanea sativa cultivar Marrone di Chiusa Pesio chromosome 5, ASM4071231v1 genomic DNA:
- the LOC142636125 gene encoding endonuclease 4-like isoform X1 codes for MGGSELVWVSRSLGFLLLIPGILGWGKEGHYAICKIAEGYLTEDAVAAVKELLPESAGGNLAAVCSWSDEIRHNFRWRWSSALHYIDTPDFECNYEYCRDCHDSAGHKNRCVTGAIYNYTMQLASAYQNTNLKLHYNLTEALMFLSHFMGDVHQPLHVGFTGDEGGNTIVVRWFRRKSNLHHVWDDMIIDSALKTFYCSDLEIMIKAIQRNITNGWSNEISSWENCSHNDTVCPNPYASESISLACKFAYKNATPGSTLGDDYFLSRLPIVEKRLAQGGVRLAATLNRIFTSQLKLNDDDRLLEWAIAI; via the exons ATGGGCGGGTCTGAGCTAGTGTGGGTTAGTAGGTCACTGGGCTTTCTGCTATTGATACCAGGAATTCTGGGTTGGGGAAAGGAAGGCCACTATGCAATTTGTAAAATAGCTGAG GGATATCTAACTGAAGACGCTGTAGCCGCTGTGAAAGAATTGCTTCCAGAGTCTGCTGGAGGTAATCTTGCGGCTGTTTGCTCCTGGTCCGATGAGATTCGACATAACTTTCGTTGGCGATGGAGTAGTGCATTACATTATATTGATACACCGGATTTTGAGTGTAACTATGAGTACTGCA GAGACTGTCATGACTCTGCTGGAcataaaaatagatgtgtaacTGGAGCAATTTACAACTACACAATGCAACTCGCATCAGCTTACCAGAATACCAATTTAAAATTGcatt ACAATCTAACGGAGGCACTTATGTTCTTATCACATTTCATGGGAGATGTCCATCAG CCCCTACATGTTGGTTTCACTGGAGATGAAGGCGGGAACACAATAGTAGTGCGCTGGTTCCGTCGGAAATCAAATCTCCACCAC GTATGGGATGACATGATCATTGATTCTGCTCTAAAGACATTCTATTGTTCGGATCTTGAAATCATGATTAAAGCCATTCAAAGGAACATTACA AATGGTTGGTCCAATGAGATATCATCATGGGAAAACTGCTCACATAACGACACAGTTTGTCCGAACCC gTATGCTTCTGAAAGCATTAGTTTGGCGTGCAAGTTTGCATACAAGAATGCCACGCCAGGAAGCACTCTGGGAg atgattattttctttcaagGCTGCCAATTGTGGAGAAGAGGCTAGCCCAAGGTGGGGTCAGACTAGCTGCTACACTAAACCGTATTTTCACTTCTCAATTGAAATTAAATGATGATGATAGACTACTTGAGTGGGCCATTGCCATCTAA
- the LOC142636125 gene encoding endonuclease 4-like isoform X2 has translation MGGSELVWVSRSLGFLLLIPGILGWGKEGHYAICKIAEGYLTEDAVAAVKELLPESAGGNLAAVCSWSDEIRHNFRWRWSSALHYIDTPDFECNYEYCNNLTEALMFLSHFMGDVHQPLHVGFTGDEGGNTIVVRWFRRKSNLHHVWDDMIIDSALKTFYCSDLEIMIKAIQRNITNGWSNEISSWENCSHNDTVCPNPYASESISLACKFAYKNATPGSTLGDDYFLSRLPIVEKRLAQGGVRLAATLNRIFTSQLKLNDDDRLLEWAIAI, from the exons ATGGGCGGGTCTGAGCTAGTGTGGGTTAGTAGGTCACTGGGCTTTCTGCTATTGATACCAGGAATTCTGGGTTGGGGAAAGGAAGGCCACTATGCAATTTGTAAAATAGCTGAG GGATATCTAACTGAAGACGCTGTAGCCGCTGTGAAAGAATTGCTTCCAGAGTCTGCTGGAGGTAATCTTGCGGCTGTTTGCTCCTGGTCCGATGAGATTCGACATAACTTTCGTTGGCGATGGAGTAGTGCATTACATTATATTGATACACCGGATTTTGAGTGTAACTATGAGTACTGCA ACAATCTAACGGAGGCACTTATGTTCTTATCACATTTCATGGGAGATGTCCATCAG CCCCTACATGTTGGTTTCACTGGAGATGAAGGCGGGAACACAATAGTAGTGCGCTGGTTCCGTCGGAAATCAAATCTCCACCAC GTATGGGATGACATGATCATTGATTCTGCTCTAAAGACATTCTATTGTTCGGATCTTGAAATCATGATTAAAGCCATTCAAAGGAACATTACA AATGGTTGGTCCAATGAGATATCATCATGGGAAAACTGCTCACATAACGACACAGTTTGTCCGAACCC gTATGCTTCTGAAAGCATTAGTTTGGCGTGCAAGTTTGCATACAAGAATGCCACGCCAGGAAGCACTCTGGGAg atgattattttctttcaagGCTGCCAATTGTGGAGAAGAGGCTAGCCCAAGGTGGGGTCAGACTAGCTGCTACACTAAACCGTATTTTCACTTCTCAATTGAAATTAAATGATGATGATAGACTACTTGAGTGGGCCATTGCCATCTAA
- the LOC142636126 gene encoding endonuclease 1 isoform X1: MAKFEVLGRCSPFWFVLLLCFAFMIGPGAQGWSKEGHIMTCRIAQGLLGSEALEAIQNLLPLNVNGDLSALCTWPDQIRHWHKYRWTSPLHFIDTPDDECTFNYQRDCHDPHGVEDMCVAGAVQNFTSQLVHYREGSADRRYNMTEALLFLSHFMGDIHQPMHVGFTSDEGGNTINLRWFRHKSNLHHVWDREIVLTALSDYYEKDMDLLQKDIEGNFTDLQGIWSSDVSSWEHCDDILSCVTKWAVESINIACKWGYKGVDPGTTLADDYFDSRMPIVMKRIAQGGVRLAMILNRVFGDTDEGFAIAT; this comes from the exons ATGGCCAAGTTTGAGGTTTTGGGGAGATGCTCTCCATTCTGGTTTGTTTTGTTGCTGTGTTTTGCTTTCATGATAGGCCCCGGAGCTCAGGGCTGGAGCAAAGAAGGTCATATTATGACATGTCGGATTGCACAG GGTCTTCTAGGGTCTGAGGCATTAGAAGCTATTCAAAACTTATTACCCCTTAATGTCAATGGCGACCTGTCGGCCCTTTGTACATGGCCTGACCAAATCCGGCATTGGCATAAATATCGGTGGACAAGCCCACTTCATTTCATTGACACACCCGATGATGAGTGCACTTTCAATTATCAAA GGGACTGTCATGATCCGCATGGAGTGGAGGACATGTGTGTTGCAGGTGCCGTTCAAAATTTCACCTCTCAGCTTGTGCACTACAGAGAGGGAAGTGCTGATCGTAGAT aTAATATGACTGAGGCCTTGTTATTCTTGTCACACTTCATGGGAGATATCCATCAA CCAATGCATGTCGGATTTACAAGCGATGAAGGAGGAAACACCATAAATCTACGCTGGTTTAGGCATAAATCTAATCTGCATCAT GTATGGGATAGGGAGATTGTTCTAACTGCTCTATCAGATTATTATGAAAAAGACATGGACCTCCTCCAAAAAGACATAGAGGGAAATTTCACTGAT TTACAGGGAATCTGGTCTTCTGATGTTTCATCATGGGAACATTGCGATGATATTCTTTCATGCGTAACCaa ATGGGCTGTAGAGAGCATAAACATAGCTTGCAAATGGGGTTACAAAGGAGTTGACCCTGGTACAACTCTAGCAG ATGATTACTTCGACTCAAGGATGCCAATCGTTATGAAACGAATTGCTCAGGGTGGAGTTCGATTAGCTATGATTTTGAACCGCGTTTTTGGTGACACTGATGAAGGATTTGCAATAGCTACTTAA
- the LOC142636126 gene encoding endonuclease 1 isoform X2 — protein MAKFEVLGRCSPFWFVLLLCFAFMIGPGAQGWSKEGHIMTCRIAQGLLGSEALEAIQNLLPLNVNGDLSALCTWPDQIRHWHKYRWTSPLHFIDTPDDECTFNYQRDCHDPHGVEDMCVAGAVQNFTSQLVHYREGSADRRYNMTEALLFLSHFMGDIHQPMHVGFTSDEGGNTINLRWFRHKSNLHHVWDREIVLTALSDYYEKDMDLLQKDIEGNFTDGIWSSDVSSWEHCDDILSCVTKWAVESINIACKWGYKGVDPGTTLADDYFDSRMPIVMKRIAQGGVRLAMILNRVFGDTDEGFAIAT, from the exons ATGGCCAAGTTTGAGGTTTTGGGGAGATGCTCTCCATTCTGGTTTGTTTTGTTGCTGTGTTTTGCTTTCATGATAGGCCCCGGAGCTCAGGGCTGGAGCAAAGAAGGTCATATTATGACATGTCGGATTGCACAG GGTCTTCTAGGGTCTGAGGCATTAGAAGCTATTCAAAACTTATTACCCCTTAATGTCAATGGCGACCTGTCGGCCCTTTGTACATGGCCTGACCAAATCCGGCATTGGCATAAATATCGGTGGACAAGCCCACTTCATTTCATTGACACACCCGATGATGAGTGCACTTTCAATTATCAAA GGGACTGTCATGATCCGCATGGAGTGGAGGACATGTGTGTTGCAGGTGCCGTTCAAAATTTCACCTCTCAGCTTGTGCACTACAGAGAGGGAAGTGCTGATCGTAGAT aTAATATGACTGAGGCCTTGTTATTCTTGTCACACTTCATGGGAGATATCCATCAA CCAATGCATGTCGGATTTACAAGCGATGAAGGAGGAAACACCATAAATCTACGCTGGTTTAGGCATAAATCTAATCTGCATCAT GTATGGGATAGGGAGATTGTTCTAACTGCTCTATCAGATTATTATGAAAAAGACATGGACCTCCTCCAAAAAGACATAGAGGGAAATTTCACTGAT GGAATCTGGTCTTCTGATGTTTCATCATGGGAACATTGCGATGATATTCTTTCATGCGTAACCaa ATGGGCTGTAGAGAGCATAAACATAGCTTGCAAATGGGGTTACAAAGGAGTTGACCCTGGTACAACTCTAGCAG ATGATTACTTCGACTCAAGGATGCCAATCGTTATGAAACGAATTGCTCAGGGTGGAGTTCGATTAGCTATGATTTTGAACCGCGTTTTTGGTGACACTGATGAAGGATTTGCAATAGCTACTTAA